A window of Clavibacter michiganensis contains these coding sequences:
- a CDS encoding glycerol-3-phosphate dehydrogenase/oxidase: MTQSKKTDLRDNVARIHDRPSAQVLVIGGGINGIATFRDLALQGVDVVLVERADYGSGASAASSHMIHGGIRYLENGEFRLVRESVEERNGLIRIAPHYVKPLQTTMPIFSTFSGILNAPLRMLTHKQRSTKERGALLISVGMTLYDSFSRDGGSVPRHRFRIGKAAREDMPALNKDVKFTGTYYDASVHEPERLALDVLKDGLAAGDHARSANYLEAVGVADGGVTLRDVISGAEFVVKADVVVNASGPWTDLTNEAMGGETKFMGGTKGSHIVVDNAELLEATKGREIFFENNDGRIVLIYPLKGRVLIGTTDIDADPSEPAVCTEEEVDYFFDLVKHVFPQIELNRDHIVYRYSGIRPLPRHEDTAPGFVSRDYRIVETEIAGLAGSKVLSLVGGKWTTFRALSAHLSTEATTRLGVERSVDTTGMPIGGGKDFPSSSTARARWIATQAARAEGIGTKQVDRLLNRYGTRATSVIDVLSGQPSTPLATDPQLTRAEIAYFATHEDAVHLADVVLRRTNLAFVGGVTHEMLAEIADVLQDALGWTGEERDAEIQDTVDTLLTYHGVDVGATKVASDATVTEFAN, translated from the coding sequence GTGACCCAGTCGAAGAAGACCGACCTGCGGGACAACGTCGCCCGCATCCACGACCGCCCGAGCGCCCAGGTGCTCGTCATCGGCGGCGGCATCAACGGCATCGCGACGTTCCGCGACCTCGCGCTGCAGGGCGTCGACGTCGTCCTCGTCGAGCGCGCCGACTACGGCTCGGGTGCCTCAGCCGCGAGCTCGCACATGATCCACGGCGGGATCCGCTACCTCGAGAACGGCGAGTTCCGCCTCGTCCGCGAGTCCGTCGAGGAGCGCAATGGCCTCATCCGCATCGCGCCCCACTACGTGAAGCCGCTGCAGACGACGATGCCGATCTTCTCCACGTTCTCCGGCATCCTCAACGCGCCGCTGCGCATGCTGACGCACAAGCAGCGCTCCACCAAGGAGCGCGGCGCCCTCCTCATCAGCGTCGGCATGACGCTCTACGACTCCTTCTCGCGCGACGGCGGCTCGGTGCCGCGCCACCGCTTCCGCATCGGCAAGGCGGCCCGCGAGGACATGCCGGCCCTCAACAAGGACGTCAAGTTCACCGGCACCTACTACGACGCCTCCGTGCACGAGCCCGAGCGCCTCGCGCTCGACGTGCTGAAGGACGGCCTGGCCGCGGGCGACCACGCGCGCAGCGCCAACTACCTCGAGGCCGTGGGCGTCGCGGACGGCGGAGTGACGCTGCGGGACGTGATCTCCGGCGCCGAGTTCGTGGTGAAGGCGGACGTCGTCGTGAACGCATCCGGTCCCTGGACCGACCTCACCAACGAGGCCATGGGCGGCGAGACGAAGTTCATGGGCGGCACCAAGGGCTCGCACATCGTCGTCGACAACGCCGAGCTGCTCGAGGCCACCAAGGGCCGCGAGATCTTCTTCGAGAACAACGACGGCCGCATCGTCCTCATCTACCCGCTCAAGGGCCGCGTGCTCATCGGCACCACGGACATCGACGCCGACCCGAGCGAGCCGGCCGTCTGCACCGAGGAGGAGGTCGACTACTTCTTCGACCTCGTCAAGCACGTCTTCCCGCAGATCGAGCTGAACCGCGACCACATCGTGTACCGCTACTCGGGCATCCGCCCGCTGCCGCGCCACGAGGACACGGCGCCCGGCTTCGTGTCGCGCGACTACCGCATCGTCGAGACGGAGATCGCGGGCCTCGCGGGCAGCAAGGTGCTGAGCCTGGTCGGCGGCAAGTGGACGACGTTCCGCGCGCTGTCCGCGCACCTCTCCACCGAGGCAACCACGCGCCTCGGCGTGGAGCGCTCGGTCGACACGACGGGCATGCCCATCGGCGGCGGCAAGGACTTCCCGTCCTCCAGCACCGCGCGCGCCCGCTGGATCGCCACGCAGGCCGCTCGCGCCGAGGGCATCGGCACCAAGCAGGTCGACCGCCTGCTCAACCGCTACGGCACCCGCGCCACGAGCGTCATCGACGTCCTGTCCGGACAGCCGTCCACGCCGCTCGCGACCGACCCGCAGCTCACGCGCGCCGAGATCGCGTACTTCGCCACGCACGAGGACGCGGTGCACCTCGCCGACGTCGTGCTGCGTCGCACGAACCTCGCGTTCGTCGGCGGCGTGACCCACGAGATGCTCGCGGAGATCGCGGACGTGCTGCAGGACGCGCTCGGCTGGACCGGCGAGGAGCGCGACGCGGAGATCCAGGACACCGTCGACACGCTGCTGACCTACCACGGGGTCGACGTGGGCGCGACGAAGGTCGCGTCCGACGCGACCGTCACGGAGTTCGCGAACTAG
- a CDS encoding glutathione peroxidase: MTHPRLDPIPLTTLQGEATTFGAYADKVVLVVNVASRCGLAPQYEKLEQLQRTYGERGFTVIGFPSNQFLQELGSAEAIDEYCSTTWGVTFPMMEKVKVNGRSAHPVYAELTKTPDADGKAGRVKWNFEKFVVTPTGAVHRFRPTVEPDAPEIVSLIESELPA; the protein is encoded by the coding sequence ATGACGCATCCCCGGCTCGACCCGATCCCGCTGACCACCCTCCAGGGCGAGGCCACCACCTTCGGCGCGTACGCCGACAAGGTCGTGCTCGTCGTCAACGTCGCCTCGCGCTGCGGCCTCGCGCCGCAGTACGAGAAGCTGGAGCAGCTGCAGCGCACCTACGGCGAGCGGGGCTTCACCGTCATCGGCTTCCCGAGCAACCAGTTCCTCCAGGAGCTCGGATCCGCGGAGGCCATCGACGAGTACTGCTCCACCACGTGGGGCGTCACCTTCCCGATGATGGAGAAGGTCAAGGTCAACGGCCGGTCCGCCCACCCCGTCTACGCGGAGCTGACGAAGACGCCCGACGCGGACGGGAAGGCCGGCCGCGTGAAGTGGAACTTCGAGAAGTTCGTCGTCACGCCGACGGGAGCCGTGCACCGCTTCCGCCCCACGGTCGAGCCGGACGCGCCGGAGATCGTGTCGCTCATCGAGTCCGAGCTGCCCGCCTGA
- a CDS encoding mycothiol transferase has translation MTPATDLLVDAYGRIAETVRHAVDGLDADELAFRPDPEANSIGWLVWHLARVQDAQVADVAGRDETWSTGGWAERFALPFEESATGFGQSPDDVAALDGVTAELLVGYLDAVHSATRVYLAGLDDADLARVVDEDWTPPVTLGARLVSVLSDDLQHAGQAAYLAGFVARRR, from the coding sequence ATGACCCCCGCCACCGACCTGCTCGTGGACGCCTACGGGCGCATCGCCGAGACCGTGCGCCATGCCGTCGACGGCCTCGACGCCGACGAACTCGCGTTCCGTCCGGATCCCGAGGCCAACTCCATCGGCTGGCTCGTCTGGCACCTCGCCCGCGTGCAGGACGCCCAGGTCGCCGACGTCGCCGGCCGGGACGAGACCTGGTCGACCGGAGGATGGGCGGAGCGCTTCGCCCTCCCGTTCGAGGAGTCGGCGACCGGGTTCGGCCAGTCGCCCGACGACGTCGCGGCACTGGATGGCGTCACCGCGGAGCTCCTCGTCGGCTACCTCGACGCCGTGCACTCCGCCACCCGCGTCTACCTCGCGGGTCTCGACGACGCAGACCTCGCCCGCGTTGTGGACGAGGACTGGACCCCGCCCGTCACGCTCGGCGCCCGCCTCGTCAGCGTGCTCTCCGACGACCTGCAGCATGCGGGGCAGGCTGCCTACCTCGCGGGATTCGTCGCCCGTCGCCGCTGA
- a CDS encoding YchJ family protein — translation MTRLSPDAPWSTPDDDAWCPCTSGDAYGACCGPLHRGDTAAPTAERLMRSRFAAYARGDAAYLARSWHASSRPEEIDLDPSVRWFRLTIHRTSLGGPDDATGVVDFEASFRHDGERGSQREASRFVRHAGSWVYLDAF, via the coding sequence ATGACGCGCCTCTCCCCCGATGCCCCGTGGTCGACGCCGGACGACGACGCCTGGTGCCCGTGTACGAGCGGGGACGCGTACGGCGCGTGCTGCGGCCCGCTGCACCGGGGCGACACGGCCGCGCCGACCGCCGAGCGGCTGATGCGCTCCCGCTTCGCCGCCTACGCGCGCGGCGATGCGGCGTACCTCGCCCGCAGCTGGCACGCGTCCTCGCGCCCCGAGGAGATCGACCTCGACCCGTCCGTCCGCTGGTTCCGGCTCACCATCCACCGCACGTCGCTCGGCGGTCCCGACGACGCCACGGGCGTCGTCGACTTCGAGGCGTCGTTCCGGCACGACGGGGAGCGTGGCAGCCAGCGCGAGGCGAGCCGCTTCGTCCGGCACGCGGGATCCTGGGTCTACCTCGACGCCTTCTGA
- the dhaM gene encoding dihydroxyacetone kinase phosphoryl donor subunit DhaM, which produces MSVGIVLVSHSALIAHGLVDLARQMAPTVAIVPAGGSGDGTRDDAGIGTSFDVVSAALAEAEGGDGVVVLADLGSAYLTAETAVDLLDEDAARRVVVVRSPLVEGAVAAAVAAETGGSLEDVAAAAASAAGADAAEDSDAGLAPDPRADGTEPAPAGASGTVRGEATLVNRDGLHARPAADFVTRASAYSAAVTVNGQNAASLLGVMALGLTRGAHVVIEATGEDAEEAVTALVELIESGFGEA; this is translated from the coding sequence GTGAGCGTCGGCATCGTCCTCGTCTCGCACAGCGCCCTCATCGCGCACGGGCTCGTCGACCTCGCCCGGCAGATGGCGCCGACCGTCGCGATCGTGCCCGCGGGCGGATCCGGCGACGGCACGCGCGACGACGCCGGCATCGGCACGAGCTTCGACGTGGTCTCCGCGGCGCTCGCCGAGGCGGAGGGCGGCGACGGCGTCGTCGTGCTCGCCGACCTCGGATCCGCCTACCTCACGGCCGAGACCGCGGTCGACCTCCTCGACGAGGACGCCGCCCGCCGTGTGGTCGTGGTGCGGTCTCCGCTCGTCGAGGGAGCCGTCGCCGCCGCGGTGGCCGCCGAGACGGGCGGCTCCCTCGAGGACGTGGCCGCGGCCGCCGCCTCGGCCGCCGGCGCGGACGCTGCCGAGGACTCCGACGCGGGCCTCGCGCCGGATCCGCGGGCCGACGGCACCGAGCCCGCGCCGGCCGGCGCATCGGGGACCGTCCGCGGGGAGGCGACCCTGGTCAACCGCGACGGCCTGCACGCCCGGCCGGCCGCCGACTTCGTCACGCGGGCGTCCGCCTACTCCGCGGCCGTCACCGTCAACGGCCAGAACGCCGCGTCGCTGCTCGGCGTCATGGCCCTCGGCCTGACCCGCGGCGCGCACGTCGTCATCGAGGCGACGGGCGAGGACGCGGAGGAGGCCGTGACCGCGTTGGTCGAGCTCATCGAGTCGGGGTTCGGGGAGGCCTGA
- the dhaL gene encoding dihydroxyacetone kinase subunit DhaL produces the protein MALGTDWVVAWITEAARVVADQRGELITLDREIGDGDHGENLDRGFGAVTEKLAALAPDASPADALKTVATTLISTVGGASGPLLGTAYLKASAAVAGRSDLDASAIADLLEAAVGGIVLRGKAERGEKTMVDAWGPAAEAARAAADAGSSPADALDAAADAAARGAEGTEPLVARKGRASYLGDRAIGHRDPGAQSSALILRAAAVTARAAQGAGS, from the coding sequence ATGGCACTCGGGACCGACTGGGTCGTCGCCTGGATCACGGAGGCGGCGCGCGTCGTCGCCGACCAGCGCGGTGAGCTCATCACCCTCGACCGCGAGATCGGTGACGGCGACCACGGCGAGAACCTCGACCGCGGCTTCGGCGCCGTCACGGAGAAGCTGGCGGCCCTCGCGCCCGACGCCTCGCCCGCCGACGCGCTGAAGACGGTCGCCACCACGCTGATCTCCACCGTCGGAGGCGCCTCCGGCCCGCTGCTCGGGACGGCGTACCTCAAGGCATCCGCGGCCGTCGCCGGCCGGTCGGACCTCGACGCGTCCGCGATCGCGGACCTGCTCGAGGCGGCGGTGGGCGGCATCGTCCTCCGCGGCAAGGCCGAGCGGGGCGAAAAGACGATGGTGGACGCGTGGGGTCCCGCCGCCGAGGCCGCGCGCGCCGCCGCCGATGCGGGATCCTCCCCGGCCGACGCCCTCGACGCCGCCGCCGACGCCGCCGCGCGCGGTGCGGAGGGGACGGAACCGCTCGTGGCGCGCAAGGGGCGCGCGTCCTACCTGGGCGACCGCGCCATCGGCCACCGCGATCCGGGTGCGCAGTCGTCCGCGCTCATCCTGCGCGCGGCGGCCGTCACCGCCCGCGCCGCGCAGGGGGCGGGGTCGTGA
- the dhaK gene encoding dihydroxyacetone kinase subunit DhaK, giving the protein MKKLINDPRAVADEAVAGFAAAHPDLVALSADPLFVRRAEPTRPGRVALVSGGGSGHEPLHAGFVGHGMLDAAVPGPVFTSPTPDPVVAATLAVDAGAGVLHIVKNYTGDVLNFETAAELAEAEGVRVRTVVVDDDVAVTDSLYTAGRRGVAGTVLVERIAGAAAERGDDLDAVAAIAERVIGQVRSMGVAIRACTVPHAGEPSFALEDDEMEIGIGIHGEPGRVKLPLEPVDAIVERLLDPVLEDLAAPAGSRVLLMVNGMGATPLSELYIAYRRAAAVLEEAGLTVARSLVGDYVTALDMEGLSLTVLLLDDELVDLWDSPVQTAALRWGR; this is encoded by the coding sequence GTGAAGAAGCTGATCAACGACCCGAGGGCGGTGGCCGACGAGGCCGTCGCGGGCTTCGCCGCCGCCCACCCCGACCTGGTCGCCCTGAGCGCGGATCCGCTCTTCGTGCGTCGCGCGGAGCCCACCCGACCAGGACGCGTGGCGCTCGTGAGCGGCGGCGGCAGCGGGCACGAGCCGCTGCATGCCGGCTTCGTGGGCCACGGCATGCTCGACGCGGCCGTGCCCGGCCCCGTGTTCACGAGTCCCACCCCGGATCCCGTCGTCGCCGCGACCCTGGCCGTCGACGCCGGCGCGGGCGTGCTGCACATCGTGAAGAACTACACGGGCGACGTCCTGAACTTCGAGACCGCGGCCGAGCTCGCGGAGGCGGAGGGCGTGCGCGTGAGGACGGTCGTGGTCGACGACGACGTCGCGGTCACCGACTCCCTCTACACGGCAGGCCGCCGCGGGGTGGCCGGCACCGTGCTCGTCGAGCGCATCGCGGGCGCCGCCGCGGAGCGCGGGGACGACCTCGACGCCGTCGCCGCGATCGCCGAGCGGGTGATCGGGCAGGTCAGGAGCATGGGCGTCGCCATCCGCGCGTGCACCGTCCCGCACGCCGGCGAGCCGAGCTTCGCGCTCGAGGACGACGAGATGGAGATCGGCATCGGGATCCACGGGGAGCCCGGCCGCGTGAAGCTGCCGCTCGAGCCGGTGGACGCCATCGTGGAGCGGCTCCTCGACCCGGTGCTCGAGGACCTCGCCGCGCCGGCCGGCAGCCGCGTGCTGCTGATGGTGAACGGGATGGGCGCCACACCGCTGTCCGAGCTCTACATCGCGTACCGCCGGGCCGCCGCCGTGCTCGAGGAGGCCGGCCTGACCGTCGCCCGGAGCCTCGTGGGAGACTACGTCACGGCCCTCGACATGGAGGGACTGTCCCTCACGGTGCTGCTGCTCGACGACGAGCTCGTCGACCTGTGGGACTCGCCCGTGCAGACCGCCGCGCTGCGGTGGGGGAGGTAG
- a CDS encoding MIP/aquaporin family protein, with protein MMRKRSPPRLDERSEHHAVDLGVIFLSETVGTALLVLLGCGVVANVALIKSKGLAGGTLMVNFGWGLAVFAGVTVSYASGAHLNPAVTLGLLAAGKIEDVASVPVYILAQMVGAIIGAVFCWLAYKQHFDEEPDAATKLGVFSTGPSIRNYAWNLVTEIIGTFVLVIVILGFSLANNPDADASTPAGLSALGAIPVALLVVGIGASLGGPTGYAINPARDLGPRIAHAILPIKGKGSSDWSYAWVPVAGPAIGGVLAGLASYALLPIL; from the coding sequence ATGATGCGGAAGAGGTCGCCCCCGCGCCTCGACGAACGATCGGAGCACCACGCAGTGGATCTTGGAGTCATTTTCCTGTCGGAGACGGTGGGCACCGCCCTCCTCGTCCTCCTCGGATGCGGAGTCGTGGCGAACGTCGCGCTCATCAAGTCGAAGGGGCTCGCCGGCGGCACCCTCATGGTCAACTTCGGCTGGGGCCTCGCGGTCTTCGCCGGTGTGACCGTCTCCTACGCGTCCGGCGCGCACCTCAACCCGGCGGTGACGCTCGGCCTCCTCGCCGCCGGCAAGATCGAGGACGTCGCGAGCGTCCCCGTCTACATCCTCGCCCAGATGGTCGGCGCCATCATCGGCGCCGTGTTCTGCTGGCTCGCCTACAAGCAGCACTTCGACGAGGAGCCCGACGCGGCCACCAAGCTCGGCGTGTTCTCGACCGGCCCGTCCATCCGCAACTACGCCTGGAACCTCGTCACGGAGATCATCGGCACGTTCGTGCTGGTCATCGTGATCCTCGGCTTCAGCCTCGCGAACAACCCCGACGCGGACGCGTCCACCCCCGCCGGCCTCTCCGCCCTCGGCGCGATCCCGGTCGCCCTCCTCGTGGTCGGCATCGGCGCGTCCCTCGGCGGCCCGACCGGCTACGCCATCAACCCGGCCCGTGACCTCGGTCCCCGCATCGCGCACGCGATCCTGCCCATCAAGGGCAAGGGCTCGAGCGACTGGTCCTACGCCTGGGTCCCGGTCGCCGGTCCCGCCATCGGCGGCGTCCTCGCCGGCCTCGCGTCCTACGCGCTGCTCCCCATCCTCTAA
- the glpK gene encoding glycerol kinase GlpK, which yields MSEKYIVAIDQGTTSTRAIVFDHSGSIVSTGQLEHEQIFPRAGWVEHDPMEIWRNTREVIGQALSKADITRHDVEAVGITNQRETAVVWDRTTGKPVYNAIVWQDTRTQKIVDRLAADGGVERFKPTVGLPLATYFSGTKIVWILENVDGAREKAEAGELMFGTTDTWVLWNLTGGTDGGVHVTDVTNASRTLFMDLETLQWDDDILKAFDVPRSMLPEIKSSSEVYGQVESSSLLREVPIAGILGDQQAATFGQAAFDQGESKNTYGTGNFLIFNTGTDIIHSQNGLLTTLGYKLGDQEPHYALEGSIAVTGSLVQWMRDNLGLVSSAAEIETLAATVEDNGGVYFVPAFSGLFAPYWRSDARGALVGLTRYVNKGHIARAALEATAFQTREVLDAVNADSGVDLTELKVDGGMIANNLLMQFQADILGVPVVRPVVAETTALGAAYAAGLAVGFWKDLDDLRQNWQEDSRWTPDMDDAERERQLRLWKKAVTKTFDWVDDDVQ from the coding sequence ATGAGCGAGAAGTACATCGTCGCCATCGACCAGGGCACCACGAGCACGCGTGCCATCGTCTTCGACCACAGCGGATCCATCGTGTCCACCGGCCAGCTCGAGCACGAGCAGATCTTCCCCCGCGCCGGCTGGGTCGAGCACGACCCGATGGAGATCTGGCGCAACACGCGCGAGGTCATCGGCCAGGCGCTGTCCAAGGCCGACATCACGCGCCACGACGTCGAGGCCGTCGGCATCACCAACCAGCGCGAGACCGCCGTCGTATGGGACCGCACCACGGGCAAGCCCGTCTACAACGCCATCGTCTGGCAGGACACCCGCACGCAGAAGATCGTCGACCGCCTGGCGGCCGACGGCGGGGTGGAGCGCTTCAAGCCCACCGTCGGGCTCCCGCTCGCCACCTACTTCTCGGGCACGAAGATCGTCTGGATCCTCGAGAACGTCGACGGCGCCCGCGAGAAGGCCGAGGCCGGCGAGCTCATGTTCGGCACGACCGACACCTGGGTCCTCTGGAACCTCACCGGCGGCACCGACGGCGGCGTGCACGTCACCGACGTCACCAACGCGTCGCGCACGCTCTTCATGGACCTCGAGACGCTCCAGTGGGACGACGACATCCTGAAGGCCTTCGACGTGCCGCGCTCGATGCTCCCCGAGATCAAGAGCTCCTCCGAGGTCTACGGCCAGGTCGAGTCCTCGAGCCTCCTGCGCGAGGTGCCGATCGCCGGCATCCTGGGCGACCAGCAGGCCGCCACGTTCGGCCAGGCCGCGTTCGACCAGGGCGAGTCGAAGAACACCTACGGCACCGGCAACTTCCTGATCTTCAACACCGGCACCGACATCATCCACTCGCAGAACGGCCTCCTCACCACGCTCGGCTACAAGCTGGGCGACCAGGAGCCGCACTACGCGCTCGAGGGCTCCATCGCCGTCACCGGCTCGCTCGTGCAGTGGATGCGCGACAACCTCGGCCTCGTGTCGAGCGCCGCGGAGATCGAGACGCTGGCCGCCACCGTCGAGGACAACGGCGGCGTGTACTTCGTCCCCGCGTTCTCGGGCCTGTTCGCGCCGTACTGGCGCTCGGACGCCCGGGGCGCGCTCGTGGGCCTCACGCGCTACGTCAACAAGGGCCACATCGCCCGCGCGGCGCTGGAGGCGACGGCCTTCCAGACGCGTGAGGTGCTCGACGCGGTCAACGCCGACTCGGGCGTCGACCTCACGGAGCTCAAGGTCGACGGCGGCATGATCGCCAACAACCTGCTGATGCAGTTCCAGGCCGACATCCTCGGCGTGCCCGTCGTCCGCCCCGTCGTCGCGGAGACCACTGCGCTCGGTGCCGCGTACGCCGCGGGCCTCGCCGTCGGATTCTGGAAGGACCTCGACGACCTCCGCCAGAACTGGCAGGAGGACAGCCGGTGGACGCCGGACATGGACGACGCCGAGCGCGAGCGCCAGCTGCGCCTCTGGAAGAAGGCCGTCACGAAGACCTTCGACTGGGTCGACGACGACGTGCAGTAG
- a CDS encoding SOS response-associated peptidase: MCGRFVVARATGDLVGDWAVDDVDGEDPPPSWNVAPTTRVHMVADRHPHGDADGAVRRVLTAARWGIVPPWAKAVQGAPLINARVETVTEKPTFRRAVLTRRAVVPADGYYEWQVTAAGKQPVYLHGEDERPLAFAAVYEHWRDPAVPDGEPGAWLRSLAIITSAASDALGHIHDRTPVIVPRDRLDDWLDAGTTAVDDVRHLLGSLPEPHLVPRLVSTRVNSVRNDGPDLVAPVDEAPADDGQPTLI, encoded by the coding sequence ATGTGCGGGAGATTCGTGGTGGCGCGGGCGACGGGGGACCTCGTCGGGGACTGGGCGGTCGACGACGTGGACGGCGAGGACCCGCCCCCCTCGTGGAACGTCGCCCCGACGACCAGGGTCCACATGGTCGCGGACCGCCACCCGCACGGCGACGCGGACGGCGCGGTCCGCCGGGTCCTGACCGCGGCGCGGTGGGGGATCGTCCCGCCGTGGGCGAAGGCGGTGCAGGGCGCCCCTCTGATCAACGCGCGCGTCGAGACCGTGACGGAGAAGCCCACGTTCCGGAGGGCCGTGCTCACGCGGCGGGCGGTCGTGCCGGCCGACGGGTACTACGAGTGGCAGGTCACCGCCGCGGGGAAGCAGCCCGTCTACCTGCACGGCGAGGACGAGCGGCCGCTGGCGTTCGCGGCCGTGTACGAGCACTGGCGGGATCCCGCCGTCCCCGACGGGGAGCCCGGCGCGTGGCTGCGGAGCCTCGCCATCATCACGTCCGCCGCGAGCGACGCGCTCGGTCACATCCACGACCGCACGCCCGTCATCGTGCCGCGCGACCGCCTGGACGACTGGCTCGACGCCGGGACGACGGCGGTCGACGACGTACGTCACCTGCTCGGTTCGCTGCCGGAGCCCCACCTCGTGCCGCGACTCGTCTCGACCCGCGTCAACAGCGTGCGGAACGACGGACCGGATCTCGTGGCGCCCGTCGACGAGGCGCCCGCGGACGACGGGCAGCCGACGCTGATCTGA
- the trpD gene encoding anthranilate phosphoribosyltransferase, which yields MPSAPTWPALITTLIEGRHLSVSESTWAMRQVMRGEATPAQLGGLLVALRASGETVDEIVGFRDAVLEEALPLDADPRALDIVGTGGDPYGAVLNISSVASVIAAAAGVPVIKHGNRGASSASGASDVLTALGVDLSITPERVAEVLRETGITYAHAALFHPGFRHAAATRRELGISTLFNVLGPLCNPARPEASAVGVADLSRVPLMVGVFRTRGATALVYRGDDGIDKLTTTGHSHIWEVSRGAVTEHDLDPLELGIPRAPIEALLGEGVEQNAEVIRRVLAGEPGPQRDVVLLNAAAGLEAFDLMGDPTRVQQPMARRLREKVAIAADAVDSGRAAAKLEEWAAATRA from the coding sequence ATGCCCTCCGCCCCGACCTGGCCCGCGCTCATCACCACGCTGATCGAGGGGCGCCACCTGTCGGTGTCCGAGTCCACCTGGGCCATGCGCCAGGTGATGCGCGGGGAGGCCACTCCCGCGCAGCTGGGCGGGCTCCTGGTCGCGCTGCGGGCATCCGGCGAGACCGTCGACGAGATCGTCGGCTTCCGCGACGCCGTCCTCGAGGAGGCGCTGCCGCTCGACGCGGATCCGCGCGCCCTCGACATCGTGGGGACGGGAGGCGACCCTTACGGCGCCGTCCTCAACATCTCCTCGGTGGCCTCGGTCATCGCCGCTGCCGCGGGCGTCCCCGTCATCAAGCACGGGAACCGCGGGGCGAGCTCCGCCTCGGGCGCGTCCGACGTGCTCACGGCACTCGGAGTCGACCTCAGCATCACGCCGGAGCGCGTGGCGGAGGTGCTCCGCGAGACCGGCATCACCTACGCGCACGCCGCGCTCTTCCACCCGGGCTTCCGGCACGCAGCGGCCACGAGGCGCGAGCTCGGCATCTCGACGCTGTTCAACGTGCTCGGCCCGCTCTGCAACCCGGCGCGCCCGGAGGCATCCGCGGTGGGGGTCGCCGACCTCTCGCGCGTGCCGCTCATGGTGGGCGTCTTCCGGACCCGCGGCGCGACCGCGCTCGTGTACCGGGGCGACGACGGGATCGACAAGCTCACGACCACCGGTCACAGCCACATCTGGGAGGTCAGCCGGGGCGCGGTCACCGAGCACGACCTCGACCCGCTCGAGCTCGGGATCCCGCGGGCTCCCATCGAGGCGCTCCTCGGCGAGGGCGTGGAGCAGAACGCGGAGGTGATCCGCCGCGTCCTCGCCGGAGAGCCCGGCCCTCAGCGCGACGTCGTGCTGCTGAACGCGGCGGCGGGCCTCGAGGCCTTCGACCTGATGGGGGATCCGACGCGCGTTCAGCAGCCCATGGCGCGCCGGCTGCGCGAGAAGGTCGCGATCGCCGCCGACGCCGTGGACTCCGGCCGCGCCGCCGCGAAGCTCGAGGAGTGGGCGGCGGCGACGCGCGCCTGA
- a CDS encoding cytochrome c oxidase subunit 3, which translates to MEPVTTTSISPVSTAPVVNRPNTVAVGTIVWLGSEVMFFAGLFAIYFTLRSTSGALWEFEAGRLNVPFSLVNTLILVSSSFTCQFGVFAAERLQARATGWKPSQWGTVEWFFLTYALGAIFVVGQIFEYATLVTEGITLSSNAYGSAFYMTTGFHGLHVTGGLIAFLLVIGRIFAVRSMGHREATSAIVVSYYWHFVDVVWIGLFLVIYVLK; encoded by the coding sequence ATGGAACCTGTGACGACCACCTCAATCTCCCCAGTATCGACCGCGCCGGTGGTGAACCGGCCGAACACGGTCGCCGTCGGCACCATCGTGTGGCTCGGCAGCGAGGTGATGTTCTTCGCGGGTCTCTTCGCGATCTACTTCACCCTCCGCTCCACGTCCGGTGCCCTCTGGGAGTTCGAGGCAGGACGCCTCAACGTGCCCTTCTCCCTCGTGAACACGCTCATCCTCGTGTCGAGCTCCTTTACCTGCCAGTTCGGCGTCTTCGCGGCCGAGCGGCTGCAGGCGCGGGCCACGGGCTGGAAGCCCAGCCAGTGGGGCACGGTCGAGTGGTTCTTCCTCACCTACGCCCTTGGCGCCATCTTCGTCGTGGGCCAGATCTTCGAGTACGCCACCCTCGTCACCGAGGGCATCACGCTCAGCAGCAACGCCTACGGCTCGGCGTTCTACATGACCACGGGCTTCCACGGCCTGCACGTCACCGGCGGGCTCATCGCCTTCCTCCTCGTCATCGGGCGCATCTTCGCGGTCCGGTCCATGGGGCACAGGGAGGCGACGAGCGCCATCGTCGTGTCCTACTACTGGCACTTCGTCGACGTCGTCTGGATCGGGCTCTTCCTGGTCATCTACGTCCTCAAATAG